One genomic region from Pseudomonas hormoni encodes:
- a CDS encoding MFS transporter encodes MSTFSASAGSDATSALYRKLNWRLLPLLFICYVFAYLDRINVGFAKLQMQHDLGLSDAAYGAGAGIFFLGYVLFEIPSNLMLPKVGARKTFSRILVCWGITSACMLFVRNVPMFYAMRFLLGVFEAGFAPGMIYYLSCWYGPKRMARAIAIVFIAGPIGGIVGGPLSAWLITTFEGVGGMAGWQWMFLIEGLPCVFLGILTYFVLSNRPSEARWLSTEERTLLESELGASTGRVHSFRAVLRDPKIYVLASAYFCIIFSIYAMSFWLPAILKAQGVNDTMQLGWYAAIPYVAAACGMYWIGRRSDRVGERRYHCAVPAGIGAILLLMYPFADGHLIASLVLLTLATAMMFMAYTVLWAMPSEHIKGDAAAGGIALINTIGLSGGFWGPAVIGWAKTATGSANLGIVIVGCVFLCAALVILSTKPRTRDNSVSEFSAG; translated from the coding sequence ATGTCAACCTTTTCAGCATCGGCAGGAAGTGATGCCACTTCCGCCCTTTACCGCAAGCTCAATTGGCGGCTGCTACCGCTCCTGTTCATTTGCTACGTCTTTGCGTATCTGGACCGGATCAACGTCGGCTTCGCCAAGCTGCAGATGCAACATGATCTCGGACTTTCCGATGCGGCTTACGGCGCGGGCGCAGGGATTTTCTTTCTGGGGTATGTATTGTTCGAGATACCGAGCAACCTGATGTTGCCGAAGGTGGGTGCGCGAAAAACCTTCAGCCGCATTCTGGTGTGTTGGGGCATCACCTCGGCCTGCATGCTGTTCGTGCGCAACGTGCCGATGTTTTACGCGATGCGTTTTCTGCTGGGTGTATTCGAAGCCGGTTTTGCGCCGGGCATGATCTATTACTTGTCCTGCTGGTACGGTCCCAAACGCATGGCGCGGGCCATTGCGATCGTGTTCATCGCCGGCCCCATCGGCGGGATTGTTGGCGGCCCATTGTCGGCCTGGTTGATCACTACGTTTGAAGGTGTTGGCGGCATGGCCGGGTGGCAGTGGATGTTCCTGATTGAAGGCCTGCCTTGCGTGTTCCTTGGCATTCTGACCTATTTCGTTCTTTCCAATCGGCCCTCGGAAGCCCGTTGGCTGAGTACTGAGGAGAGGACACTGTTGGAGAGCGAACTCGGTGCATCGACGGGGCGAGTCCATTCGTTCCGGGCAGTGTTGCGCGACCCGAAAATCTACGTCCTGGCGTCAGCCTATTTCTGCATCATTTTCTCGATCTACGCCATGAGTTTCTGGCTGCCGGCCATCCTCAAGGCCCAGGGCGTCAACGACACCATGCAGCTGGGTTGGTATGCCGCAATTCCCTACGTCGCAGCGGCATGCGGCATGTACTGGATTGGGCGCCGGTCGGACCGGGTCGGTGAAAGACGCTATCACTGCGCAGTCCCTGCGGGCATCGGCGCAATCCTGCTGCTCATGTACCCCTTTGCCGACGGTCACCTGATCGCGTCGCTGGTTCTGCTGACCCTGGCAACCGCCATGATGTTCATGGCCTACACCGTGCTATGGGCAATGCCGTCCGAACACATCAAGGGCGATGCGGCGGCGGGCGGTATCGCCTTGATCAACACCATCGGTCTTTCCGGCGGCTTCTGGGGGCCCGCTGTGATTGGCTGGGCAAAAACGGCAACCGGCAGCGCCAATCTCGGCATCGTTATTGTGGGCTGCGTGTTCCTGTGCGCAGCGTTGGTAATCCTTTCCACCAAACCGCGCACCCGTGATAACTCGGTTTCTGAATTCAGTGCGGGTTGA
- a CDS encoding creatininase family protein produces MLLHLSTWAEIGQFLERSRTIVIPIGSNEQHGPTGLLGTDWMCPEIIAHQAQKSADILIAPTFNIGMAQHHLGFPGTISLRPSTFIAAIGDWVRSLAAHGFEKILFLNGHGGNVASIEAAFSELYAEASFARRPAGFALKLCNWWDLEGVGDLARDQFPTGHGIHATPSEIAVTQWAYPDAIKSAQYSPQIAPWGPIREALDFRARHPDGRMGSDPSLASPDKGRDLVMLAAQGLVQELDAFNRESIPS; encoded by the coding sequence ATGCTTTTACACCTATCGACCTGGGCCGAGATCGGGCAATTCCTTGAACGCAGCCGCACTATCGTGATCCCGATCGGCTCCAACGAACAACACGGTCCGACCGGTCTTTTGGGGACCGACTGGATGTGTCCCGAAATAATTGCACACCAGGCGCAGAAATCCGCTGACATCCTGATTGCTCCTACCTTCAACATCGGCATGGCCCAACACCATCTTGGATTCCCCGGGACCATTTCACTTCGCCCGTCGACGTTCATAGCCGCGATTGGCGACTGGGTACGTTCGTTGGCCGCTCACGGGTTCGAGAAAATCCTCTTCCTCAACGGCCATGGCGGCAACGTCGCATCAATCGAAGCGGCGTTCTCGGAGCTCTATGCCGAAGCAAGCTTCGCTCGACGCCCCGCGGGGTTCGCGCTGAAGTTGTGCAACTGGTGGGACCTGGAAGGGGTAGGTGATCTGGCGCGAGATCAATTCCCTACCGGCCACGGCATTCATGCCACGCCGTCCGAAATTGCCGTCACCCAATGGGCTTACCCGGACGCGATCAAGTCCGCCCAATACTCGCCGCAGATCGCGCCGTGGGGACCTATCCGCGAAGCGCTCGATTTCCGCGCACGTCATCCGGATGGGCGCATGGGGTCGGATCCGTCCCTGGCCAGCCCGGACAAAGGCCGCGACTTGGTGATGTTGGCAGCGCAGGGCCTGGTGCAGGAACTCGACGCCTTCAACCGTGAATCGATTCCCTCCTAA